The following are encoded in a window of Ruminiclostridium herbifermentans genomic DNA:
- a CDS encoding TrmH family RNA methyltransferase encodes MNYIQSNQNKTIKEIKALHLKKNRDAEGLYFVEGIRFVNDAIDNEQDIIKVIISDKLESLNGGKELINRVNSVCNECFLVNEKLFKEISDTQTPQGILAVLKKKENNLDEIIKQGNSIVILDRLQDPGNVGTIIRTSDAAGISAVILTKGCVDLFSPKVLRSTMGSVFHLPIFENMKIDGSIELLKQSNYKIIASHLKGKNNYYNEDLTGKIAIIVGNEANGISDETAQLSDSLVKIPMPGRAESLNASIAASIMIYEIVRQKLK; translated from the coding sequence ATGAACTATATACAGAGCAATCAAAATAAGACAATAAAAGAGATTAAGGCATTGCATCTGAAAAAAAACAGAGATGCGGAAGGACTTTATTTTGTTGAAGGAATTAGGTTTGTAAACGATGCAATTGATAATGAGCAGGATATTATAAAAGTGATTATATCTGATAAACTTGAAAGTTTAAATGGAGGAAAAGAACTGATTAATAGAGTAAATTCAGTATGTAATGAGTGTTTTCTTGTAAATGAAAAGCTTTTTAAGGAAATATCAGATACACAAACACCTCAAGGAATTCTTGCAGTGCTAAAAAAGAAAGAAAATAATCTTGATGAAATTATTAAGCAGGGAAATTCAATAGTGATATTAGATAGACTTCAGGATCCAGGAAATGTAGGAACTATAATCAGGACATCAGATGCTGCTGGTATTTCTGCAGTTATATTGACAAAAGGCTGTGTTGACCTTTTTTCGCCAAAGGTTTTGCGTTCAACTATGGGTTCTGTTTTTCATTTACCCATTTTTGAAAATATGAAAATAGATGGATCAATTGAACTCTTAAAACAATCTAATTATAAGATAATCGCATCACATTTGAAGGGAAAAAACAATTACTATAATGAAGACTTAACAGGTAAGATTGCAATAATAGTTGGAAATGAGGCAAATGGAATAAGTGATGAAACAGCGCAGTTATCAGATAGCTTAGTAAAGATACCAATGCCAGGAAGGGCAGAGTCTTTAAATGCGTCTATAGCTGCTTCTATAATGATTTACGAAATAGTGCGACAGAAATTAAAATGA
- a CDS encoding LacI family DNA-binding transcriptional regulator, producing the protein MSNIFDIAKLAGVSKTTVSRVINNKPGVKDETRIKVLDAIEQLDYTPNQAARSLVSRKSGVIGVIYNVFNASIYLNLANLLEKYAAQYNYNVVFCSTNDDCDSKLRYVQYFTSGTADGLILFGSDCRDSEIVKKIIDSKYPLVVIENYFKDIKVNDIIIDNFNGAKKAVQYLIDLGHTKIAHITGNISHKVALERLNGYKEALKENGIEYNEDYVIFTDAGESSGSEAIEKLIFLNDPPTAVFTFNDMQGYDAIQKAKEIGVQVPQDLSIIGCDNIYEVLHYISSNLRLTSLMQPIEKIAQSAIELIMKNIANNKSEPQVLSFDTELYYGETCSCRESGCDD; encoded by the coding sequence ATGAGTAACATTTTTGATATTGCGAAATTGGCAGGAGTGTCTAAAACAACTGTTTCAAGAGTAATAAACAATAAACCTGGTGTAAAAGATGAAACTCGTATTAAGGTACTTGATGCCATAGAACAGCTGGATTACACTCCAAATCAAGCAGCTAGAAGCCTTGTTTCAAGGAAGTCGGGAGTTATAGGAGTTATTTATAATGTTTTTAATGCTTCTATATATCTAAATTTAGCTAATCTGCTTGAAAAATACGCTGCTCAATATAATTATAATGTTGTATTTTGTAGCACAAATGATGATTGCGACTCAAAATTAAGGTATGTGCAATACTTTACAAGTGGCACAGCCGATGGGCTCATTTTATTTGGGAGTGATTGCAGGGATTCAGAGATAGTAAAAAAAATCATTGACTCAAAATATCCTTTAGTAGTAATTGAAAATTATTTTAAAGATATAAAGGTAAATGATATTATTATTGACAATTTTAATGGAGCTAAAAAAGCTGTTCAATATTTAATAGATCTTGGACATACTAAAATAGCTCACATAACAGGAAATATAAGCCATAAAGTGGCTTTGGAAAGATTGAACGGATATAAAGAGGCACTTAAGGAAAATGGTATTGAGTATAATGAGGATTACGTGATTTTTACTGATGCAGGCGAAAGTAGTGGTAGTGAAGCTATAGAAAAACTTATTTTTTTAAATGATCCACCTACCGCTGTGTTTACATTTAATGACATGCAGGGCTATGATGCAATACAGAAAGCCAAAGAGATTGGGGTTCAGGTACCCCAGGATTTATCAATTATTGGATGCGATAACATATATGAGGTTTTACACTATATTTCATCAAATCTTAGACTTACATCATTGATGCAGCCAATCGAAAAGATTGCTCAATCAGCTATCGAATTAATTATGAAGAATATAGCCAATAATAAGTCAGAGCCTCAAGTTTTATCATTTGATACTGAATTATACTATGGGGAAACATGCAGTTGTAGAGAATCTGGTTGTGATGATTAA
- a CDS encoding GH36-type glycosyl hydrolase domain-containing protein, giving the protein MRYGYFDKKNKEYVVTRPDTPTPWINYIGSGNYGGIVSNTGGGYSFHKDPQNRRVTRYRYNSIPMDRPGRYIYIRNKDTGEYWNPGYQPVLKKIDSYSCRHGMGYTVLTGEYQGVIGEVTYFVPDDKNFEIWHVKLSNIRGVAQKLQVFAYSEFCFWDAIMDQQNVDWVQQINQGRYDDGIITYHPHHITDNAAFFATGEKVSSFDTNLETFIGKYRSESNPIAVEQGGCSNSISRRMNGVGAFCIDADLGPNEEREMVFILGFAEERKEIRQDIKDYLSPNNAKAALVRLKEYWENYIGKLCVDTPDEEMNLFVNVWNQYQCKTTFNWSRFVSLYQLGLGRGMGIRDSAQDSLGVMHTIPSEAKELIIKLLKCQFTDGRAYHLFFPLTGEGGQGDAPVKKYDWYSDDHLWLILAVNAYVKETGDFKFLNEPILYNDKTTSETVMKHLDRALEFTYNNRGPNNIALAGRADWNDTLNLDLGNGVAESVFTSMLFCRAVLEMLELCEYLKNNGFCSEDSAMYKEMSCEGVEPCSKFSDMYQEMRNAINESSWDGEWYKRAFDDYGNPLGSKENEYGKIFINSQSWAILGKVADVEKAEKCMESVDKYLNSKFGIVTMYPSYPEYDETKGGITTFPVGTKENGGIFLHTNPWMMISETLLGNGDKAFEYYSQILPGKRNDDAELYEVEPYVYCQNILGKENPQFGVGRNSWLSGTAAWNMVASSQHILGIRANYDCLIVEPCIPSNWEGFKAKRVFRGATYNIEVQNPNGVNSGIAKITVDGEEVTKIPVFEAGTTHTVIVLMK; this is encoded by the coding sequence ATGAGGTATGGATATTTTGACAAAAAGAACAAAGAATATGTTGTCACTAGGCCAGACACGCCAACGCCATGGATAAACTATATTGGAAGTGGAAATTATGGCGGTATTGTATCTAATACAGGCGGAGGTTACAGCTTTCACAAGGATCCTCAAAATAGGCGTGTAACAAGATACAGATATAATAGTATACCTATGGATAGACCTGGAAGGTATATATATATCAGAAATAAGGATACCGGAGAATATTGGAACCCTGGTTACCAGCCAGTATTAAAGAAAATTGACAGCTATAGTTGCCGTCATGGTATGGGGTATACTGTTTTGACAGGAGAGTATCAAGGTGTTATTGGTGAAGTAACATACTTTGTTCCGGATGATAAAAACTTTGAAATTTGGCATGTAAAGCTATCAAATATTCGCGGTGTAGCACAAAAACTTCAAGTGTTTGCGTACTCTGAGTTTTGTTTTTGGGATGCAATAATGGATCAGCAAAATGTTGACTGGGTTCAACAAATAAACCAAGGAAGATATGATGATGGTATAATTACATATCACCCACATCATATAACTGATAATGCAGCTTTTTTTGCTACCGGAGAAAAGGTTAGCAGTTTTGATACTAATCTTGAAACATTTATTGGGAAATACAGATCTGAAAGTAATCCTATTGCTGTTGAGCAGGGTGGGTGCAGTAACTCAATTTCCCGTAGAATGAACGGTGTTGGTGCATTTTGTATTGACGCTGATTTAGGACCAAATGAAGAAAGAGAAATGGTATTTATTCTTGGTTTTGCAGAAGAGAGAAAGGAAATAAGACAGGATATTAAAGATTACTTATCTCCTAACAATGCAAAAGCTGCTTTAGTTCGTTTAAAAGAGTATTGGGAGAACTATATAGGAAAATTATGCGTAGATACTCCTGATGAAGAAATGAATCTTTTTGTAAATGTGTGGAATCAATACCAGTGTAAAACAACATTTAACTGGTCTCGTTTTGTTTCTCTTTATCAGCTTGGATTAGGAAGAGGAATGGGAATTCGTGATAGTGCACAAGACAGTTTAGGAGTAATGCATACAATACCAAGTGAAGCAAAAGAACTTATAATAAAACTTTTGAAATGTCAATTTACTGATGGTAGAGCATATCATTTGTTCTTTCCGCTTACAGGAGAGGGTGGACAAGGTGATGCACCTGTTAAAAAATATGACTGGTATTCAGATGACCATTTGTGGCTCATTTTAGCTGTAAATGCTTATGTTAAAGAGACTGGTGACTTTAAATTCCTAAATGAACCAATTTTATATAATGATAAGACTACATCTGAAACAGTAATGAAGCATTTAGACAGGGCATTAGAATTTACTTATAATAATAGAGGACCTAATAATATAGCTTTAGCTGGACGTGCTGACTGGAACGATACATTAAATCTTGATTTAGGCAACGGCGTTGCTGAGAGTGTTTTTACATCCATGCTATTTTGCAGGGCAGTTTTAGAAATGCTTGAATTATGTGAGTACTTGAAAAACAATGGCTTTTGCTCAGAGGATAGTGCTATGTATAAAGAAATGAGTTGTGAAGGTGTTGAACCATGCTCAAAGTTCAGTGATATGTATCAAGAAATGCGAAATGCCATTAATGAAAGTAGTTGGGATGGAGAATGGTATAAGAGAGCCTTTGACGATTATGGAAATCCTTTGGGATCAAAAGAAAACGAGTACGGTAAAATATTTATAAACTCTCAGTCTTGGGCTATTTTAGGTAAGGTTGCTGATGTGGAAAAGGCTGAAAAATGTATGGAATCAGTTGATAAGTACTTGAATTCAAAATTTGGAATTGTAACAATGTATCCATCTTATCCTGAATATGATGAGACAAAGGGAGGAATTACAACATTCCCTGTAGGTACGAAGGAGAATGGTGGAATATTCTTGCATACAAATCCATGGATGATGATTTCAGAAACTTTATTAGGTAATGGAGACAAGGCTTTTGAATATTATAGCCAGATATTGCCAGGAAAGAGAAATGATGATGCAGAGTTATATGAAGTTGAGCCGTATGTATATTGTCAGAATATTCTTGGGAAAGAAAATCCTCAATTTGGAGTTGGAAGAAATTCATGGCTTTCTGGTACAGCGGCTTGGAACATGGTAGCTTCTAGTCAGCATATTTTAGGAATCAGAGCTAATTATGACTGCTTGATTGTTGAACCTTGTATACCATCAAATTGGGAAGGATTTAAGGCAAAGAGAGTATTTAGAGGTGCAACTTATAATATTGAGGTTCAGAATCCAAATGGTGTAAATTCTGGCATTGCAAAAATTACAGTAGATGGTGAAGAGGTTACCAAAATACCTGTATTTGAGGCAGGAACTACTCATACCGTTATAGTTTTAATGAAATAG
- a CDS encoding nitroreductase family protein has translation MENSTLNSIFTRRSIRKYTNEAVPSSLIKNLLKAAMSAPSACNQQPWHFLVIDDRSTLDKLSTHNSGYSMLKEASLAILICGEIETAILKHFWAEDCAAATQNLLLAAHASGLGGVWLGVYPEENKGVFLKEVLNIPNHITPFSLISLGYPAETKEPEDRYNEDKIHYGKW, from the coding sequence ATGGAAAACAGTACATTGAACAGCATTTTTACAAGAAGAAGTATACGTAAGTATACAAATGAAGCAGTACCTAGTAGTTTAATAAAAAACCTTTTAAAGGCTGCAATGAGTGCTCCGTCAGCGTGTAATCAGCAACCATGGCATTTTCTTGTAATAGACGACAGAAGCACATTGGATAAGCTTTCAACGCATAACTCTGGTTATTCAATGTTAAAGGAAGCATCTCTTGCAATTCTTATTTGTGGTGAAATAGAGACAGCAATTTTAAAACATTTCTGGGCTGAGGATTGTGCAGCAGCAACACAAAATTTACTTCTAGCAGCACATGCTTCTGGTCTAGGAGGAGTATGGCTTGGAGTATATCCAGAGGAAAATAAAGGTGTATTCTTAAAGGAGGTATTAAATATTCCAAACCACATTACACCATTCTCATTAATATCTCTTGGATATCCAGCTGAAACAAAAGAGCCTGAAGACAGATATAATGAAGATAAAATTCATTACGGTAAATGGTAA
- a CDS encoding NADH:flavin oxidoreductase — protein sequence MSYLLKPLKIGNLILKNRLVMPPMVTDKADAYGNVTDEILDFYKDKTDGGYISLLIVENCYISREGKFDKRQLSISDNSTIEGLKKLSDVIHSNGSKCIMQINHAGYKANEKDIGMIPVGPSPIPNYRVRELSLPEIEILIQKYADAASRVKAAGFDGVEIHSAHGFLLNQFYSPIINKRNDIYGGDVYNRIRLHLEIIKRIRSTVGKDFIISLRLGACDYIEGGTTIEDSLFAAVEFEKASVDILSISGGLLGFTIPGISTQGYFAPLSEAIKKVVDLPIILTGGIKEVEYAERLLADNKSDLIGIGRAIFINSSWARMAIESLKA from the coding sequence ATGAGTTATTTACTTAAGCCACTAAAAATTGGAAATTTAATACTTAAAAACCGTTTAGTTATGCCACCTATGGTAACAGATAAAGCTGATGCTTATGGTAATGTTACTGATGAGATACTTGATTTTTACAAGGATAAAACTGATGGAGGGTATATTTCACTTTTAATTGTTGAAAACTGTTATATATCAAGAGAAGGAAAATTTGACAAAAGACAGCTTTCAATTTCGGATAACAGCACAATAGAAGGCTTAAAAAAACTGTCTGATGTTATACATAGCAATGGCTCAAAATGTATTATGCAAATTAATCATGCTGGATACAAAGCAAATGAGAAAGATATAGGTATGATACCTGTTGGTCCTTCACCTATTCCAAACTATAGAGTTAGGGAGCTAAGCTTACCAGAGATAGAAATTCTTATTCAGAAATATGCTGATGCTGCTAGTCGAGTTAAAGCAGCTGGGTTTGATGGTGTTGAAATACATTCAGCTCATGGCTTTTTACTTAATCAATTTTATTCTCCAATCATAAATAAACGCAATGACATATATGGTGGTGATGTGTACAACCGTATTCGTCTTCATTTAGAAATTATAAAAAGGATACGATCTACTGTAGGTAAGGATTTTATCATTTCATTAAGGTTAGGTGCCTGTGACTATATTGAAGGAGGAACTACCATAGAAGATAGTCTTTTTGCTGCAGTAGAATTTGAAAAAGCTAGTGTAGATATTTTAAGTATATCAGGTGGACTTTTAGGGTTTACAATACCTGGAATTTCAACACAAGGATATTTTGCACCACTTAGTGAAGCAATTAAGAAAGTAGTTGATTTACCAATAATTTTGACAGGAGGCATTAAAGAGGTTGAGTATGCCGAAAGGTTACTAGCTGATAATAAATCAGACCTCATCGGCATTGGTAGAGCAATATTTATAAATTCAAGTTGGGCAAGGATGGCAATAGAATCATTAAAAGCATAG
- a CDS encoding LytR/AlgR family response regulator transcription factor, protein MLKPLKLQRITQTLNRFTDLKINRSQNELNDMSVKTQEVLDRIYIESEGISYIINIHDIIFITRYDRKVLIVTKNKNYSIWTSIKNLEKRLPDNFFRSHKGYIINLNYINEIRLMSKKTYTVYFNGCTETALMTFDKSNIIKERYCL, encoded by the coding sequence TTGCTAAAACCATTAAAGCTGCAAAGAATTACGCAGACTCTCAACAGGTTTACTGATTTAAAAATAAATAGATCTCAAAATGAATTAAATGATATGTCAGTAAAAACTCAAGAAGTTTTGGATAGGATATATATAGAAAGTGAAGGAATAAGCTACATTATCAATATTCATGATATAATTTTTATTACACGCTATGACAGAAAGGTTCTTATAGTGACAAAAAATAAAAACTATTCTATCTGGACTTCAATAAAGAACCTTGAGAAACGGCTGCCAGATAATTTTTTTCGTTCACATAAAGGTTATATTATAAACTTGAATTACATCAATGAAATACGCCTTATGAGCAAAAAAACTTATACTGTTTATTTTAACGGTTGTACTGAAACAGCATTAATGACATTTGATAAAAGTAATATAATAAAAGAAAGATATTGCTTGTAA
- a CDS encoding response regulator, producing the protein MINIAIADVSQESKNTLKHFLEKFNNICIIGESDNESELLKIVNIYKPDIVFIEIELGESNGIEVAKKINVVSPLTNIIFKKNILRMLLMSMHMTIC; encoded by the coding sequence ATGATTAATATCGCAATTGCAGATGTTTCGCAAGAATCAAAAAACACGCTAAAACATTTTTTAGAAAAATTTAATAATATTTGTATTATTGGCGAATCAGATAATGAAAGTGAATTACTTAAAATCGTTAATATTTACAAACCTGATATTGTTTTTATTGAAATTGAATTAGGGGAAAGTAATGGAATTGAAGTTGCTAAAAAAATTAATGTTGTAAGTCCATTAACGAATATTATATTTAAGAAAAATATCTTAAGGATGCTTTTGATGTCTATGCATATGACTATTTGCTAA
- a CDS encoding GDP-mannose 4,6-dehydratase, producing the protein MNVMITGVTGFAGSYLAEYLVKKPGVKVFGLKRWNSPMQDIKQIEDKINLINFDLGDPHSIYRAVNEIKPDKIFHLAAQSYVPMSFRAPIDTLRANVFGTVSILEAVLESGCNPVIHVCTSSEVYGQVEEKDLPINEDTPFRPQSPYGVSKVAEDLIAYQYHVTYGLKIVRSRSFTHTGPRSKQVFVAPSFAKQIADIEAGIKKDNTIYVGNLDSVRTFLDIRDMVEAYWLLTEKGIPGEAYNIAGTHTCKVGEMLNTLLSMTDVKLKSGIYFIAEVGKSCNGNLDYCLKILRECKKSGVNAVRFHHFFLEESVHPSVLKKTSQTERAWSLQLKLPFIDEILFNEMDYRTILEYCRELGLDFIATPWDLKSFELFKKIGITDFKVHSMNAMNIPLISAILENSHKLYLSTGGMTEKQVEILCRNLRLSEYNVVLMHAVCAYPAPESTINMRALNILKKYSKSVGYSSNDLNKSSVLSACALGADVIEKHVHLYDDQLGLHKSSVNVKSIGEMIRNINEIKTIIGKEIKYESRGEMVNQEILSKSIVLKKDVKQGKILEESDVTLQLPVKEVNAKQWFDVIGKEVTSNLQKGDYLHSCDILNSKLEEAKKDSSLSTNLNERVFIPGKIGVVARFKDIDEMIKNRNIDYVEIHYAASDLKKEDECKDYDLDLVVHLPEYSDGKLLDLCSYDEEFRLFSVSVINSVMEKARNLKRHFKKCTGDVKFIVHPGTMTYPHFLEDPSRQYELFEDSLRRMDTSGLEVLVENMVTYPWFIDGGWVPKQGVSNTFLSAIDMYNFCKKLNLGMCLDLCHAKLYTNYTGESFLEYMKIVKPVVKHIHYSDCLGLDGEGLQVGEGDMDWEDVCRVFSDFQFGWTPEIWNGHHDNGEKFYEAHRRLNDKFKQYRTKALSSCKDFKGDA; encoded by the coding sequence ATGAATGTTATGATTACAGGAGTAACTGGTTTTGCAGGTAGCTATTTAGCTGAATACCTAGTTAAAAAACCAGGAGTCAAAGTATTTGGACTTAAAAGATGGAATAGTCCTATGCAAGATATTAAACAAATAGAGGATAAAATAAATTTAATAAATTTCGACCTAGGTGATCCTCATTCTATTTACCGTGCTGTTAACGAAATAAAGCCAGATAAAATCTTCCATCTTGCAGCACAGTCATATGTACCTATGAGCTTTAGGGCACCAATAGATACACTTAGAGCAAATGTTTTTGGAACGGTAAGCATACTTGAAGCAGTATTGGAATCTGGGTGTAATCCAGTAATACATGTATGTACTTCGTCAGAAGTATATGGGCAGGTAGAAGAAAAAGACTTACCAATTAATGAAGATACTCCATTTAGACCACAAAGTCCATATGGAGTGAGTAAGGTTGCAGAAGATCTTATAGCATACCAATATCATGTTACTTACGGATTAAAAATCGTCAGATCCCGTTCATTTACGCATACCGGTCCTAGAAGTAAGCAGGTCTTTGTAGCACCTTCATTTGCAAAGCAGATTGCAGATATAGAAGCAGGTATAAAAAAAGATAATACAATTTATGTAGGGAATCTTGACTCAGTCCGTACATTTCTTGATATAAGGGATATGGTGGAAGCTTACTGGCTGCTCACTGAAAAAGGTATTCCTGGTGAAGCTTATAATATTGCAGGTACTCATACATGTAAAGTGGGAGAAATGCTTAATACACTACTTAGTATGACAGATGTGAAGCTGAAATCTGGTATATATTTCATTGCAGAGGTTGGAAAGTCATGTAATGGTAACTTAGATTATTGTTTGAAAATATTAAGGGAGTGTAAAAAATCTGGAGTAAATGCTGTAAGGTTTCACCATTTCTTTTTAGAGGAAAGCGTACATCCAAGTGTATTAAAGAAAACATCACAAACTGAACGAGCGTGGTCACTCCAGCTAAAATTACCATTTATTGATGAAATATTATTCAATGAAATGGACTATAGAACTATTCTTGAATACTGTAGAGAACTTGGTTTAGACTTTATAGCTACTCCTTGGGATCTTAAATCTTTTGAATTATTCAAAAAAATTGGAATAACAGACTTTAAAGTACATTCAATGAATGCAATGAATATACCTCTAATATCTGCTATTCTTGAAAATAGTCATAAACTCTATCTTTCAACAGGTGGAATGACAGAAAAGCAAGTTGAAATATTGTGCCGCAATCTTAGACTTTCTGAATACAATGTAGTGTTGATGCACGCAGTTTGTGCATATCCTGCGCCTGAAAGTACTATAAATATGAGAGCATTAAACATACTTAAAAAATATAGTAAGTCAGTTGGTTATTCCAGTAATGATTTAAACAAAAGTTCTGTTTTATCTGCTTGTGCTTTAGGAGCAGATGTTATTGAAAAACATGTTCATTTATATGATGACCAACTTGGTTTACATAAGTCGTCTGTAAATGTAAAAAGTATTGGTGAGATGATTCGAAATATTAATGAAATTAAGACTATTATTGGTAAAGAAATCAAGTATGAATCTAGGGGCGAAATGGTAAATCAAGAAATTCTGTCAAAAAGTATTGTTCTAAAGAAAGATGTTAAACAAGGTAAAATACTCGAAGAATCTGATGTTACACTACAGCTTCCAGTAAAAGAGGTAAATGCAAAGCAGTGGTTTGATGTAATAGGAAAAGAAGTAACTAGTAATTTGCAAAAAGGTGATTATCTGCATAGTTGCGATATTTTAAACTCAAAACTTGAGGAAGCTAAAAAGGATTCTTCTTTATCAACAAATTTAAACGAAAGAGTATTTATTCCAGGGAAAATAGGAGTAGTAGCAAGATTTAAAGACATAGATGAAATGATTAAAAACAGAAACATAGATTATGTTGAGATACATTATGCTGCTAGTGACTTAAAAAAAGAGGATGAATGCAAGGATTATGATTTAGACTTAGTTGTACATTTACCTGAATACTCAGATGGCAAGTTACTTGATTTATGTTCTTATGATGAAGAGTTTAGATTGTTTTCAGTTAGTGTAATAAACAGCGTAATGGAGAAGGCTAGAAACCTTAAACGTCACTTTAAAAAGTGTACAGGTGATGTAAAGTTTATTGTTCACCCTGGGACAATGACATATCCTCATTTTTTAGAGGATCCAAGTAGGCAATATGAATTGTTTGAAGATTCACTGAGAAGAATGGACACCAGCGGCCTTGAGGTTTTAGTAGAAAATATGGTTACTTACCCGTGGTTTATTGATGGAGGCTGGGTACCAAAACAAGGAGTTAGCAATACCTTCCTTAGTGCTATAGATATGTATAATTTCTGTAAAAAACTAAATTTAGGGATGTGTTTGGACTTATGTCATGCAAAGTTATACACAAACTATACGGGAGAAAGTTTTCTGGAGTATATGAAAATAGTCAAACCAGTTGTAAAGCATATTCATTATTCAGATTGCTTAGGCTTAGATGGCGAGGGATTGCAAGTTGGTGAAGGTGATATGGACTGGGAAGATGTGTGTAGAGTATTCAGTGATTTCCAATTTGGCTGGACACCTGAAATTTGGAATGGACATCATGATAATGGAGAGAAATTCTATGAAGCTCATAGAAGACTAAATGATAAATTCAAGCAGTATCGAACTAAAGCTTTATCAAGCTGCAAGGATTTTAAAGGGGATGCATAA
- a CDS encoding HAD-IIIA family hydrolase, with protein MKAVILAGGLGTRLREFTKEEVPKPMVKINEEPILQHQIKKLKKYGITEIIFIIGYLGSKIKEYFGDGRKFGVTIQYFEETEPLGTAGALYYIRNLLHNQFLVVFGDIIFDMDLDRFIRFHNENEADCSIVIHPNNHPYDSDVIALDKNNRVINILEKNQTRDFYYNNCVIAGMFLLNISVIEYIKEGVKQDLVKNVISNILPDKKVLGYRTTEYLKDMGTPDRYLLVQKHMVEGIVAQRNLSNRQKAVFIDRDGTINKYCGLVSKPEELEVFEEAYTALKLLNNSEYLSIVITNQPVVARNLCTIDELDNIHKKLEYDLGLRGVYIDDLYYCPHHPDKGYPEENKLYKIECDCRKPKIGLIQSAVEKYNIDLSSSFMIGDSTIDIQTGKNAGLKTILLGSGVIENDAKYKAKPDYYSANILEAVKIIINK; from the coding sequence ATGAAGGCAGTAATACTAGCCGGTGGGTTAGGAACCAGATTACGCGAATTTACTAAAGAAGAAGTCCCCAAGCCAATGGTTAAAATAAATGAAGAACCTATTTTACAGCATCAAATCAAAAAACTTAAAAAATATGGAATAACGGAAATTATTTTTATTATAGGTTATCTAGGTAGCAAAATAAAAGAGTATTTTGGTGATGGAAGAAAATTTGGCGTAACAATTCAATATTTTGAAGAAACTGAACCATTAGGAACTGCCGGAGCTTTATATTATATTAGAAACCTGTTGCATAATCAATTTCTAGTAGTGTTCGGCGATATAATATTTGATATGGATTTAGATAGATTTATTAGGTTTCACAATGAGAATGAAGCAGATTGTTCCATAGTTATCCATCCGAATAATCATCCATATGACAGTGATGTTATTGCTTTAGACAAAAATAATAGAGTAATAAATATTCTTGAAAAAAACCAGACTAGAGATTTTTATTATAATAACTGTGTGATTGCAGGAATGTTTCTTCTGAATATAAGTGTAATAGAGTATATTAAGGAAGGTGTAAAACAGGATCTTGTAAAGAATGTGATTTCTAATATTCTTCCAGATAAAAAGGTTTTGGGGTATAGAACTACTGAGTATCTCAAAGACATGGGCACCCCAGATAGATATTTGCTTGTACAAAAGCATATGGTTGAAGGGATTGTGGCACAAAGGAATTTATCCAATAGGCAGAAAGCAGTTTTTATTGATAGAGATGGTACTATAAATAAGTACTGTGGTTTGGTATCAAAACCTGAGGAATTGGAAGTTTTTGAGGAAGCTTATACAGCACTAAAATTATTAAATAATTCTGAATATCTCAGCATAGTGATTACAAATCAGCCTGTTGTGGCCAGAAATCTCTGTACAATTGATGAACTTGATAATATACATAAAAAGTTGGAATATGATCTAGGCTTAAGAGGTGTATATATTGATGATTTATACTATTGTCCCCATCACCCTGACAAGGGTTATCCAGAAGAAAACAAGCTTTACAAAATAGAATGTGATTGTAGAAAGCCTAAAATTGGACTTATTCAAAGTGCTGTTGAGAAATATAATATCGATTTGTCTTCATCATTTATGATAGGTGATTCAACCATAGACATTCAAACAGGGAAAAATGCGGGCTTAAAAACTATTCTTCTAGGATCTGGTGTGATTGAAAATGATGCTAAATATAAAGCTAAACCCGATTACTATTCTGCAAATATATTAGAAGCAGTAAAAATCATTATTAATAAGTAG